Proteins from one Juglans microcarpa x Juglans regia isolate MS1-56 chromosome 1S, Jm3101_v1.0, whole genome shotgun sequence genomic window:
- the LOC121246727 gene encoding cell division cycle protein 27 homolog B-like has protein sequence MEAILVDCVQNSLRHFMYRNAIFMCERLCAEFPSETNMQLLAGCYLHSNQSYAAYHILKGAQMAQSRYMFALSCFQMDLLNEAEAALCPPNEPGAEIPNGAAGHYLLGLIYRYTDRRKTAVHHFKQALSADPLMWAAYEELCVLGAAEEAAAVFGEAAALCIQKQYLPHGSSSQSLHMSNEDRGLASSGNFGPGADDASPRQLKHMQGNNQKDIPGNYHGATALGGAASQPSNGVSSNISFYNTPSPMASQLSGVAPPPLCRNAQPNGPNQSIVTVDSSPRSTVNSTIQAPRRKFVDEGKLRKISGRLFSDSGPRRSTRLSGDAGANSNVSATMVVGNGTSNSSKYLGGSKLSSMAFRAVTIRKVQSWTNENIDEGIRNETFDDSRTNVTSTTSSLSPSGDTRSLEQEGTTIPISGGIMNGSKVISGASEILGLLRTLGEGYRLSCMYRCQEALDVYLKLPHKHYNTGWVLSQVGKAYFELVDYLEADGAFSLARQASPYSLDGMDTYSTVLYHLKEDMKLSYLAQELISTDRLASQSWCAMGNCYSLQKDHETALRNFQRAVQLNPRFAYAHTLCGHEYVALEDFENGIKSYQSALRVDARHYNSWYGLGMIYLRQEKYEFSEHHFRMAFQINTRSSVIMSYLGTALHALKRSDEALVIMEKAILADKKNPLPMYQKANILVSLENFDEALEALEELKEFAPRESSIYALMGKIYKRRNMHDKAMLHFGLALDLKPPATDVATIKAAIEKLHVPDELQDYL, from the exons ATGGAAGCAATACTCGTGGACTGTGTACAAAACAGTCTTCGTCATTTTATGTACCGGAACGCGATTTTCATGTGCGAACGCCTATGCGCTGAGTTCCCCTCTGAG ACCAATATGCAATTATTGGCTGGCTGTTATTTGCACAGCAATCAATCTTATGCCGCGTACCATATTTTAAAGG GCGCGCAAATGGCGCAATCGCGCTACATGTTTGCACTATCATGCTTTCAGATGGATCTTCTCAATGAAGCCGAAGCAGCATTATGTCCCCCTAATGAGCCTGGTGCAGAG ATTCCAAATGGTGCAGCTGGTCATTACCTTTTAGGACTTATTTACAG gtaCACTGACAGAAGGAAAACTGCTGTACATCACTTTAAGCAGGCATTATCAGCAGATCCTTTAATGTGGGCTGCATATGAGGAGCTTTGTGTCTTAG GTGCTGCTGAAGAAGCAGCTGCAGTTTTTGGTGAAGCAGCGGCTCTTTGCATACAAAAGCAATACTTACCCCATGGATCATCTTCCCAAAGCTTGCACATGTCAAATGAGGATCGTGGCTTAGCTTCTTCTGGAAACTTTGGCCCAGGGGCAGATGATGCCAGTCCAAGGCAATTGAAACACATGCAAGGCAATAACCAAAAAGATATTCCTGGCAATTATCATGGAGCAACTGCACTAGGAGGAGCTGCTAGTCAGCCTTCAAATGGTGTTTCATCAAACATATCATTCTATAATACTCCTTCACCCATGGCCTCACAG TTGTCAGGTGTTGCTCCGCCACCTTTATGCAGAAATGCTCAGCCAAATGGGCCAAACCAAAGCATAGTCACTGTTGATAGCTCTCCAAGGTCCACTGTGAACTCTACTATTCAAGCCCCTCGAAGAAAGTTTGTGGATGAAGGAAAATTACGGAAG ATTTCTGGGAGGTTATTTTCTGATTCTGGCCCTCGACGAAGTACGAGGCTTTCTGGAGATGCAGGGGCCAACTCAAATGTGAGTGCTACAATGGTAGTTGGAAATGGAACTAGCAACTCTTCTAAATATCTTGGAGGTTCCAAACTGAGCTCTATGGCATTTCGTGCTGTGACAATTCGTAAGGTTCAGTCATGGACCAATGAAAATATTGATGAAG GGATACGCAATGAGACTTTTGATGATTCTCGTACAAACGTCACGTCAACAACTTCTAGTTTGTCTCCCTCTGGTGATACTAGATCTCTTGAACAAGAAGGAACAACCATTCCAATTAGTGGAGGTATCATGAACGGCTCAAAAGTTATTAGTGGTGCTTCAGAAATACTGGGTCTTTTGAGAACTCTTGGGGAAGGCTACAGACTTTCCTGTATGTACAGATGTCag GAAGCACTGGATGTTTATCTTAAACTTCCACACAAGCATTATAACACGGGCTGGGTGCTTTCCCAG GTTGGAAAAGCATATTTCGAATTGGTTGATTATTTAGAGGCTGATGGGGCTTTCAGTCTTGCCCGCCAGGCATCCCCTTACAGCTTAGACGGAATGGATACTTATTCTACAGTACTTTAT CATTTGAAGGAAGATATGAAGTTGAGTTATCTGGCTCAAGAACTTATCTCAACTGACCGTTTAGCATCTCAATCTTG GTGTGCTATGGGAAATTGCTATAGCTTGCAAAAAGACCACGAAACTGCTTTGAGAAATTTCCAGCGAGCTGTTCAACTTAATCCAAGATTTGCATATGCACACACCCTTTGTGGTCACGA ATATGTAGCTTTGGAGGACTTTGAGAATGGAATTAAGAGCTACCAGAGTGCTCTTCGGGTTGATGCAAGGCATTATAACTCCTGGTATGGGCTTGGAATGATATATCTTCGTCAAGAGAAGTATGAGTTTTCAGAGCATCACTTCCGGATGGCTTTCCAAATAAATACACGTTCTTCTGTTATAATGTCTTATCTTGGTACAGCTTTGCATGCCTTAAAG AGAAGTGATGAAGCTCTGGTGATAATGGAGAAGGCTATTTTAGCAGATAAGAAGAATCCTCTTCCCATGTATCAGAAGGCTAATATACTAGTGAGCTTGGAAAATTTTGATGAAGCCCTTGAAGCCCTGGAGGAGCTTAAAGAGTTTGCCCCTCGCGAAAGCAGTATATATGCTTTGATGGGTAAGATCTACAAGAGGCGTAATATGCATGACAAAGCAATGCTTCATTTTGGTCTTGCTTTGGATTTGAAACCACCCGCAACAGACGTAGCTACCATTAAG GCTGCCATTGAGAAGTTGCATGTGCCAGATGAACTACAAGACTACTTGTAG